Genomic DNA from Bacteroidales bacterium:
AGCTTACAGCGCTTAATTTGATAATATTAAAGCTGGTTGTTTTTTAGTTTCCCCGAATCCATTAACTTTTTCATGCTCTTCTCATAACGGGCTTTAGAAAAAGAGTCCATGTAATGTTGGTTGTGCATATCGGAGCCAACAAATTCATACAAGCCCAGGTCAATGAATTTTTCAGCGAGCTTTTTCACATCCTTGCCATAATGCCCGCTTAGCGAAACGGTATTGAGCTGAAACATAACGCCACGGTTCTTCAACTCCACAAACTTTTTCATTTCGTTAAACCAATAGCTGTATCGCTCAGGATGTGCGAGTATGACTTTGTAGCCTTCAATCTGCAATTCAAAAATGAAAGACAATAGGTTCGGATGTGGGCTGAAATAGCTTAACTCAACAAGGATATATTTACCGGAAAAAGTCAGTAATTCTTTGTTTTTAAGCTTTTGTGCGAACCCATCGTCGAGCAGGTATTCGGCTGCTGCTTCGATTTCAATCCCTATTCCGGTTTCTTTTACTGCTGTTTTAACCTGATCAAGTCCTGCTAAAATTATTTCAGGTGTATTCTTGTAAAACTCATCCTGAATATGTGGCGTTGTGATCAGCTTCCTGAAACCAAGTTCTGAAAATTGCCTGATCAGCCCCAGGGCATCAACCATTGATTTC
This window encodes:
- a CDS encoding capsular biosynthesis protein; this encodes MLKEPLDFGLLKTDFHSHLIPGIDDGAKSMVDALGLIRQFSELGFRKLITTPHIQDEFYKNTPEIILAGLDQVKTAVKETGIGIEIEAAAEYLLDDGFAQKLKNKELLTFSGKYILVELSYFSPHPNLLSFIFELQIEGYKVILAHPERYSYWFNEMKKFVELKNRGVMFQLNTVSLSGHYGKDVKKLAEKFIDLGLYEFVGSDMHNQHYMDSFSKARYEKSMKKLMDSGKLKNNQL